From Echinicola soli, a single genomic window includes:
- a CDS encoding ABC-F family ATP-binding cassette domain-containing protein, whose amino-acid sequence MNYLSVENLSKSFGDKPLFHQISFGIDQGQKIALVGINGAGKSTLMKIIMGLEIPDEGDVAMNHGIKTAYVHQNPVFEANLSIYQTLFSDSSSEPIKAIEQYQKAMLIAQSGKDNADELNAIMEKMDRLQAWDFEYQIKEILGKLGLHDTDLPVGNLSGGQRKRVALAKAILEKPDLLLLDEPTNHLDLKTIEWLEEYLSKANLSLFMVTHDRYFLEKVTNEILELDAGKIFRYSGNYSYFLDKKAERREIEATEQEKAKSLYKKELEWIRRQPKARGTKAKYRVDAFEATKEKAFQRKEEREVALQVSAKRLGGKIVEIDKLFKHYGDKEIVTDFSYTFKKGDKIGIVGPNGAGKTTFLNLLTGALAPDKGDVTIGQTTAFGYYRQEEGSFDESKRLIDLVKEVAEVVTLSNGSTITASQFLNQFGFPPKQQHTPISKLSGGEKRRLQLLMVLIKTPNFLILDEPTNDLDIVTLNTLEEFLENFPGCMIIVSHDRYFMDRLVDHIFVFKGEGRIKDFPGNYTDLREWEKEEEAKAIAEKQAAKEQKPLQQKPPEPTKRVSKASFMQKQEFKEVQQKISHLEEEKESLISKINQGAEDHEALLEWSTTIQRIDEKLEELEFRWLELSELDDIMN is encoded by the coding sequence ATGAATTACCTTTCTGTAGAGAACCTCTCCAAAAGCTTTGGAGACAAGCCGCTTTTCCACCAGATTTCTTTTGGAATAGATCAAGGGCAAAAAATTGCTTTAGTAGGTATTAACGGTGCCGGAAAATCCACCTTAATGAAGATAATCATGGGACTGGAAATTCCCGACGAGGGAGATGTGGCCATGAATCATGGCATAAAGACAGCCTATGTGCATCAGAATCCCGTTTTTGAAGCAAACTTGTCCATTTATCAAACCTTGTTTTCAGACTCATCAAGTGAGCCGATAAAGGCGATTGAGCAATATCAAAAAGCGATGCTAATAGCTCAGTCGGGCAAGGATAATGCTGATGAGCTTAATGCCATCATGGAAAAAATGGACAGGCTACAAGCCTGGGACTTCGAATATCAAATAAAAGAAATACTGGGAAAACTTGGACTTCATGACACCGATCTTCCAGTTGGTAATCTCTCTGGAGGCCAACGGAAGCGGGTGGCATTGGCCAAGGCTATTTTGGAAAAGCCAGATTTACTATTGCTGGATGAACCTACCAATCACTTGGATCTAAAAACGATTGAATGGTTGGAAGAGTATCTTTCCAAGGCTAATCTGTCGCTTTTTATGGTTACACACGACCGTTATTTCCTAGAAAAAGTTACCAATGAAATATTGGAGCTGGATGCTGGGAAAATTTTCAGGTACAGTGGTAACTACAGTTATTTCTTGGATAAAAAAGCAGAAAGAAGGGAAATCGAAGCGACCGAGCAGGAAAAGGCGAAGAGCCTCTATAAAAAAGAACTCGAATGGATTCGCAGACAGCCTAAGGCCAGAGGCACCAAAGCCAAATACCGAGTTGATGCTTTTGAAGCAACTAAAGAAAAAGCATTCCAACGAAAGGAGGAACGGGAAGTGGCCCTTCAGGTGTCGGCTAAGAGACTTGGCGGTAAAATTGTTGAAATCGATAAACTCTTCAAGCACTATGGGGATAAAGAGATTGTCACTGATTTTTCATATACCTTTAAAAAAGGCGATAAAATTGGGATTGTGGGGCCAAACGGTGCAGGTAAAACCACATTCTTAAATCTTCTTACAGGCGCCCTTGCCCCTGATAAAGGGGATGTAACCATTGGCCAGACCACTGCTTTTGGCTATTACAGGCAAGAGGAGGGATCATTTGATGAAAGCAAGCGACTTATTGATTTGGTGAAGGAAGTAGCAGAAGTGGTCACACTGTCCAATGGCAGCACAATTACGGCATCGCAATTCCTCAATCAGTTTGGTTTTCCACCTAAGCAACAACATACCCCAATATCCAAGCTCTCAGGAGGTGAAAAAAGGAGGTTACAGCTCTTGATGGTCTTGATCAAGACGCCAAACTTTTTGATTCTTGATGAACCAACCAATGATCTAGATATTGTTACTTTAAATACTTTGGAAGAATTTTTGGAAAATTTCCCAGGTTGCATGATTATTGTTTCACATGATCGGTACTTTATGGATCGTTTGGTGGATCACATCTTTGTGTTTAAAGGTGAAGGCAGGATTAAGGATTTTCCGGGCAATTATACTGATCTAAGGGAGTGGGAGAAGGAAGAGGAGGCCAAGGCTATTGCTGAAAAGCAAGCGGCCAAGGAACAAAAACCCCTCCAGCAAAAGCCCCCTGAACCTACCAAAAGGGTCAGTAAAGCCTCTTTTATGCAAAAGCAAGAGTTCAAAGAAGTGCAGCAAAAAATCAGTCACCTTGAGGAAGAGAAAGAAAGCCTCATCAGTAAAATCAATCAAGGTGCCGAAGATCATGAGGCCCTTTTGGAATGGTCTACTACGATCCAACGTATTGATGAGAAACTTGAAGAACTTGAATTCAGATGGCTTGAACTGAGCGAGTTGGATGATATTATGAATTAG
- a CDS encoding flavin-containing monooxygenase: protein MKEIEYVIIGAGQCGLSAGRYLQKANKDFIILDQHLEVGDSWRNRYESLKLFTPAAYCQLPDLKMALPPNVRPTKNQLADYFSRYASHFNLPIHTKNRVAEITKTGETFFIKTTFEEIKAKKVIVANGLCQKPFIPEWAEKLNIPYIHSSQYRTPISVKGKKVLVVGGGNSAAQIIADLTSYFDIHWSTLRKPKLRSLTVLGKNILWWGDKFNRLEKAPKVKKINKSEPVYLFDELKKSIRKAKRQPEVIGAGSNQVTFSNQKTEQFEFVLFATGFLPDYSFVNIEGFENDMDTLRKQHGISKIAGLYFLGIPFQRSRSSHLIYGSQRDAEFIVRHAKNPV, encoded by the coding sequence ATGAAAGAAATTGAGTATGTAATCATTGGAGCTGGCCAGTGTGGCCTGTCAGCGGGCAGGTATTTGCAAAAGGCCAATAAGGATTTCATTATTTTGGATCAGCACCTTGAGGTGGGGGATTCTTGGCGAAATCGTTATGAATCGCTTAAGTTGTTTACCCCTGCTGCATACTGTCAGTTACCGGATTTAAAAATGGCTCTCCCCCCAAATGTCCGACCTACAAAAAATCAACTTGCTGATTACTTTTCACGTTACGCTAGCCATTTTAACCTCCCTATTCATACCAAAAACAGGGTCGCCGAAATCACCAAGACGGGAGAAACGTTTTTTATTAAGACAACCTTTGAGGAAATAAAGGCCAAAAAAGTGATCGTTGCCAATGGTCTGTGCCAAAAGCCATTTATCCCTGAGTGGGCTGAAAAGTTGAATATCCCTTATATCCATAGTAGCCAATACCGAACACCTATCTCTGTAAAAGGCAAAAAGGTGCTGGTCGTAGGAGGGGGGAATTCGGCTGCTCAGATTATTGCTGATCTTACCAGTTATTTTGATATTCACTGGTCTACGCTACGGAAGCCCAAATTAAGGTCTTTGACCGTGTTGGGTAAAAATATCCTTTGGTGGGGAGATAAATTTAATCGCTTGGAAAAGGCTCCCAAAGTAAAGAAAATCAATAAGTCCGAACCTGTTTACCTTTTTGATGAACTTAAAAAGAGCATTAGAAAAGCTAAAAGACAGCCGGAGGTGATCGGAGCGGGAAGTAATCAGGTTACTTTCTCTAATCAAAAAACCGAGCAATTTGAATTTGTGCTTTTTGCCACAGGATTTCTCCCTGATTACAGCTTTGTAAATATCGAGGGTTTTGAAAATGACATGGATACGTTAAGAAAGCAGCATGGTATTTCTAAGATTGCCGGGCTGTACTTTTTGGGTATACCCTTTCAGCGCAGCAGAAGCTCTCACCTTATATATGGTAGCCAGAGAGATGCTGAGTTTATCGTAAGGCATGCCAAAAACCCGGTTTAG
- a CDS encoding nucleoside phosphorylase — translation MAKVIPASELIINPDGSIYHLNLKPEFLASSIITVGDPERVGMISQYFDQIEVKVAKREFVTHTGTYKGKRLSVMSTGMGTDNIEIFMTELDALVNIDLQTRKIKPKHTTLRIVRVGTSGSMRKEIPAGALVASNFAVGLDTLMQYYTADYSQKELAIGDAVQQSLQLGFRPYCFEGSKSLLNRLCTNEVVMGNTATCPGFFGPQGREVRLKPALPDIIERLAAIDVDGFQLTNFEMETAGYYAMGKMLGHEVLSLNAIVANRITHEFVDDPAAVVNRLIRHTLEGI, via the coding sequence ATGGCTAAGGTAATTCCAGCATCTGAACTTATCATTAATCCTGATGGAAGCATCTATCATTTAAACTTGAAGCCAGAATTTCTGGCTTCAAGTATTATTACCGTGGGTGATCCCGAGCGTGTAGGCATGATTTCGCAATACTTTGACCAGATAGAGGTGAAAGTCGCCAAGCGGGAGTTTGTAACTCACACGGGTACTTACAAGGGAAAGCGACTCTCCGTGATGAGTACAGGAATGGGCACTGATAATATTGAAATTTTTATGACTGAGCTGGATGCATTAGTCAATATCGATCTACAGACACGAAAGATCAAGCCCAAACATACTACCCTCCGGATTGTACGGGTAGGCACTTCAGGAAGCATGCGTAAAGAGATTCCCGCAGGGGCACTGGTTGCTTCTAACTTTGCCGTGGGCTTGGATACCTTAATGCAATATTATACAGCGGACTACAGCCAAAAAGAACTGGCCATAGGGGATGCTGTTCAGCAATCACTACAGTTAGGTTTTCGTCCCTACTGTTTTGAAGGCTCCAAGAGCCTGCTTAATAGATTATGTACAAACGAAGTGGTTATGGGAAATACCGCTACTTGCCCAGGATTTTTTGGCCCACAAGGTAGAGAAGTGAGACTTAAGCCTGCTTTACCGGACATTATCGAACGACTGGCAGCTATTGATGTAGATGGCTTTCAACTTACCAACTTCGAGATGGAAACCGCGGGGTATTATGCCATGGGAAAAATGCTTGGTCACGAGGTTCTCAGCCTTAATGCCATTGTAGCCAATCGTATTACGCACGAGTTCGTAGATGATCCAGCTGCGGTAGTGAACCGCTTGATCCGCCATACCTTGGAGGGTATTTAA
- the trhO gene encoding oxygen-dependent tRNA uridine(34) hydroxylase TrhO: protein MENLDYSVLLYYCYAEIKDPEAYREEHHLFCVENNIRGRIIISSEGLNGTVSGLKEDCDKYMEYVKSDPRFAKTEFKVDHFDKHAFAKIHVRVKPEIVHSSLRHIDPNLRAGKHLEPAEFRALKDQDDVVILDVRSNYEHELGHFKNAVRLDIDNFRDFPEKVKALEHLKNKKVLTYCTGGIKCEKASAYLLEQGFEDVYQLHGGIIKYGMEADGADFEGKCYVFDNRVAVDVNKVNPKVISKCHCCGTISDRMVNCANPECNIHVPICEECGWKYEGACSDECKEHPEKRPYDGTGYYQKNTNGYNPYKGLHRKPEKI from the coding sequence ATGGAAAATTTAGATTATAGCGTTTTACTGTATTACTGCTACGCCGAGATCAAGGATCCTGAGGCATACAGAGAAGAACATCATTTATTCTGTGTAGAAAACAATATCCGGGGACGAATCATCATCTCATCTGAAGGCCTGAACGGCACAGTTTCCGGTCTGAAGGAAGATTGTGACAAGTACATGGAATATGTAAAATCAGATCCACGATTTGCAAAAACGGAATTTAAAGTGGATCATTTTGACAAGCATGCATTTGCAAAAATCCATGTAAGGGTAAAACCTGAAATAGTTCATTCCAGCCTTCGTCACATCGACCCAAACTTACGAGCAGGTAAACACCTCGAACCTGCTGAATTCAGGGCATTGAAGGATCAGGATGATGTGGTCATCCTGGATGTAAGGTCAAATTACGAACATGAACTTGGTCACTTTAAAAATGCAGTAAGACTGGACATCGACAATTTCAGGGACTTTCCCGAAAAAGTGAAAGCGCTTGAGCATCTCAAAAACAAAAAGGTGCTCACCTACTGCACTGGCGGAATCAAATGTGAAAAGGCGTCTGCATATCTGCTTGAGCAGGGATTCGAAGATGTATATCAACTGCACGGGGGAATCATCAAATATGGCATGGAAGCAGATGGAGCAGATTTTGAAGGAAAATGCTATGTATTTGACAATAGGGTCGCCGTAGATGTAAACAAGGTCAATCCCAAAGTGATTTCCAAGTGCCATTGTTGTGGGACGATATCTGATCGCATGGTCAACTGTGCCAATCCGGAATGCAACATCCACGTGCCTATCTGTGAGGAATGTGGCTGGAAATATGAAGGAGCTTGCTCCGACGAATGCAAGGAGCATCCCGAAAAACGTCCGTACGACGGCACAGGCTACTATCAAAAAAACACCAATGGTTACAATCCCTACAAAGGATTGCATAGAAAGCCGGAAAAAATATAA
- a CDS encoding acetyltransferase: MEKPVIILGAKGIAQPALEIFNSNEVTVYGFLDEDESLHGTEINVVPVLGNPEDDGYLKLIGKKSEAFVAVDDNQYRQFLVKLLNERRKTQPINAIHKTAYISTDAVIGHGNFINAGVNIGTGAEIGSHGIFHTAATIDHGAKLGDFVQVGAGAVINSGVTIEKGAFIGSGVTVVAGVKIGKDARVGAGSVVVADVEEETTVFGNPAVAMKN, translated from the coding sequence ATGGAAAAACCAGTAATTATATTAGGTGCTAAAGGCATCGCCCAGCCAGCCTTGGAAATATTCAACAGCAATGAGGTTACGGTCTATGGCTTTTTGGATGAGGACGAAAGCCTGCACGGTACGGAGATAAACGTCGTTCCCGTATTGGGAAACCCGGAAGATGATGGCTATTTGAAGCTAATCGGTAAAAAATCCGAGGCTTTTGTGGCAGTGGATGATAATCAGTATCGGCAATTTCTGGTAAAATTGCTCAATGAAAGAAGAAAGACCCAGCCCATAAATGCAATTCATAAAACGGCTTATATTTCCACTGATGCGGTTATTGGTCATGGAAACTTCATTAATGCCGGGGTAAATATTGGGACAGGTGCCGAAATAGGCAGTCACGGGATATTCCATACCGCTGCTACCATTGACCACGGTGCCAAGCTGGGCGATTTTGTACAGGTAGGGGCAGGCGCTGTGATCAACTCTGGGGTGACCATCGAGAAGGGAGCCTTTATCGGTTCTGGTGTGACGGTGGTAGCCGGTGTGAAAATCGGAAAGGACGCGCGTGTAGGAGCTGGCTCAGTAGTGGTGGCCGACGTGGAGGAAGAAACTACAGTTTTTGGTAATCCTGCCGTGGCAATGAAGAATTAA
- a CDS encoding DUF2851 family protein → MSFKEDFIHALWKYQYFDKRGLTTVADSELEIKKIGFQNFHEGPDFSEAHIVIDKIDLFGNIEVHIRSSDWNAHGHEEDINYDSVILHVVWEHDQEVRRKDGTTIPTLALKGKVFLDVLRNYQRLINTRKQLLCSDFLDHVKPIIKFSMLERALVERLHLKSSLIHKEVAATAGDWEEVAYRWLFYCFGFKVNSTPMLKLARAMPYRLLKKHADQPLIQEALLLGQAGFCYQSEADDYTIFLKKEYEFYRKKYQLQEAVYPSEWRFMRVRPSNYPSVRIGQLAAVLSKSPGLFSFLTKKIHSIKDLMVFFHAKPNTYWEHHYQLSKPGLKRQNRLLSNQTIYLLGINFIVPLWYAYGQFVDEAPWRERCFDFLQEIPAEQNRIIASFEKEDWSPENAFDTQGMIGIHHGYCHPKKCLDCKIGQNVLRPAK, encoded by the coding sequence ATGAGTTTTAAGGAGGATTTCATCCATGCTTTGTGGAAGTACCAATATTTTGACAAACGGGGACTGACGACGGTCGCTGATTCGGAGTTGGAAATCAAGAAAATTGGTTTTCAAAATTTCCATGAAGGACCGGACTTTTCAGAGGCGCATATCGTCATTGACAAAATAGATCTTTTTGGTAATATTGAGGTTCATATCCGTTCCTCTGATTGGAATGCCCATGGTCATGAAGAGGATATAAATTATGACTCGGTCATCCTGCACGTCGTTTGGGAGCATGATCAGGAAGTGCGCAGAAAGGATGGCACCACTATTCCCACCTTAGCGCTAAAAGGCAAAGTGTTCCTGGATGTACTTAGAAACTACCAACGATTGATAAATACGCGCAAACAATTGCTTTGCAGCGATTTTTTGGATCATGTAAAGCCCATCATCAAGTTTTCTATGCTCGAACGAGCACTGGTAGAACGGTTACACCTCAAATCATCGCTCATCCATAAAGAAGTGGCAGCCACCGCCGGTGACTGGGAAGAAGTGGCCTACAGATGGCTTTTCTATTGCTTCGGATTTAAAGTGAACAGCACGCCCATGCTCAAACTGGCACGTGCCATGCCCTATCGATTGCTTAAAAAACATGCCGACCAACCATTGATACAGGAAGCCTTACTGCTAGGCCAAGCAGGCTTTTGCTATCAATCTGAAGCGGATGATTATACCATTTTTTTAAAGAAGGAATATGAATTTTACCGAAAAAAGTATCAGCTACAGGAAGCTGTTTATCCTTCTGAATGGCGATTTATGCGGGTAAGGCCGAGTAATTACCCCTCGGTCCGTATTGGCCAACTTGCAGCAGTACTTTCCAAAAGCCCAGGTCTATTTTCCTTTCTGACAAAAAAAATTCATTCCATAAAAGATTTAATGGTGTTTTTTCATGCAAAACCAAACACTTACTGGGAACATCATTATCAACTGAGCAAACCTGGTCTAAAACGCCAAAATAGATTGCTAAGCAATCAGACCATTTATCTGCTGGGGATCAATTTCATTGTGCCACTTTGGTATGCTTATGGCCAATTTGTAGATGAGGCGCCTTGGCGGGAACGGTGTTTTGACTTTTTACAAGAAATCCCGGCAGAGCAAAACCGGATAATCGCATCCTTTGAAAAGGAAGATTGGTCACCGGAAAATGCTTTTGATACGCAAGGAATGATCGGCATCCACCATGGTTATTGCCATCCAAAAAAATGCCTGGATTGTAAAATTGGGCAAAACGTCTTGAGACCAGCAAAATGA
- a CDS encoding TonB-dependent receptor plug domain-containing protein, which produces MVKNTRGKPVFAANIFSQSAPENGVTTDFDGKFSLDIGNSNDTLVVSFIGYETKKILLSSIDKLKELTVVLRGTDLTLEEIIITTKDPISEQFSVVRMEKMDIYFNPMAQGDPLKAITALPASTTVDETANPSLRGSSPDRSRVMLNGVPIYNPVRSSQLNNQGFFSLFNPEMIDKQYVYASNPPLTYGNTSAGLVEIQTLKNLMGNQLQLSASLASTGFMLSQNIKKNISFVQAYGNYQFSDAFVGIQKEKLPYVNNFYTKDAGINFHQRLGKKVDLNSYNYFIDEQFDGYGEQFTFKGKNATNSRRFFTVNNLRLYSKRAVFSLNIGADNASQHFRFGNINSRQKRRQLFTSMSYEREIWERLNLHLGISHDFRRNSFRDDQPLYYYALSPDSPSQFSGTSTSNHLLEGFWYAKWDINDKWLLSSGMRKNLPVKNQKDYLSCQLSLRYQENQKHTFLLSGGRYHSYSQPSYYTKTYRPLFSHQVALDYSYELEGTKVKAAIYFKDETGEQPVNINFSTDRLTTFGLEFFCEHSIQKHLSFFISNALIDQKIKIGKESYHGPKDLNYLIKAALKYNNPDLFSMSLIYNKRPGTYYTEVAGATLDNQSGFYRPMFSVDLFNEQYGSYGRLDIGVSKYMSLGKNALIAFASLNNVFNTRNERTAQYNQNYSIKHFDYYQLRTVYIGLIWQLNY; this is translated from the coding sequence GTGGTAAAAAACACAAGGGGAAAGCCAGTGTTCGCCGCTAATATTTTTTCGCAATCAGCTCCAGAAAACGGTGTAACTACTGATTTTGACGGAAAATTCAGCTTGGATATCGGTAATAGCAATGATACATTGGTAGTATCTTTCATTGGTTATGAAACCAAAAAAATCTTGCTTTCTTCCATTGACAAGCTTAAGGAGCTAACGGTCGTGCTGAGGGGAACCGATCTGACATTAGAGGAAATCATAATTACAACAAAGGATCCTATATCCGAGCAATTTTCGGTGGTACGCATGGAGAAAATGGACATATACTTCAATCCAATGGCCCAGGGAGACCCCTTAAAAGCCATTACCGCTTTGCCTGCTTCAACCACTGTCGATGAAACAGCCAACCCTTCACTGAGAGGAAGTTCTCCGGACAGGTCAAGGGTGATGTTAAATGGTGTACCTATCTATAATCCTGTAAGGTCCAGCCAACTGAATAACCAGGGTTTCTTTAGTTTATTCAATCCCGAAATGATAGATAAACAATATGTCTATGCCAGCAATCCCCCGTTGACCTATGGCAACACGAGTGCCGGGTTAGTTGAGATTCAGACGTTAAAAAACTTGATGGGTAATCAATTACAGCTTTCCGCCAGTTTGGCAAGTACTGGCTTTATGCTATCACAAAATATCAAAAAAAATATTTCCTTTGTTCAGGCTTATGGCAATTACCAGTTTTCGGATGCTTTTGTGGGTATCCAAAAGGAAAAGCTGCCCTATGTGAATAATTTTTATACTAAAGACGCGGGAATCAATTTCCATCAAAGACTTGGGAAAAAAGTCGATTTGAATTCTTACAATTATTTTATCGATGAACAGTTTGACGGTTATGGTGAGCAGTTTACCTTTAAAGGAAAGAACGCTACAAATAGCAGGAGATTTTTTACGGTCAATAATCTAAGACTTTATTCAAAAAGAGCTGTGTTCAGTTTAAATATTGGAGCGGACAATGCTTCTCAGCACTTTCGTTTTGGCAATATTAATTCCAGGCAAAAGCGTCGTCAATTATTTACGTCGATGAGCTATGAACGGGAGATATGGGAAAGGCTAAATCTACACTTGGGGATTTCGCATGACTTTAGACGAAATAGCTTTCGAGATGATCAGCCGTTATATTATTATGCGTTATCGCCTGATTCGCCCAGCCAGTTTTCAGGAACTTCTACCAGTAATCATTTACTGGAGGGCTTCTGGTATGCAAAATGGGATATTAACGACAAGTGGTTGCTTTCATCAGGTATGCGTAAGAATCTGCCTGTCAAAAACCAAAAAGATTACCTAAGTTGCCAATTAAGCTTAAGGTACCAAGAAAATCAAAAACACACCTTTTTGCTGAGCGGAGGTAGATATCACAGTTATTCTCAACCGAGCTATTATACTAAAACATATCGGCCCCTGTTCAGTCACCAAGTAGCTTTAGATTATTCATATGAACTGGAGGGTACCAAGGTAAAAGCTGCTATTTATTTTAAAGATGAAACAGGTGAACAGCCTGTTAATATTAATTTTTCTACTGATAGGTTGACTACTTTTGGGTTGGAGTTTTTCTGCGAACATAGCATTCAAAAGCATCTCAGTTTTTTTATTTCCAACGCTCTTATAGATCAAAAAATAAAGATTGGAAAGGAGTCTTACCATGGGCCTAAAGACCTGAATTACCTGATAAAAGCCGCATTGAAGTATAATAACCCTGACCTATTTTCCATGTCATTAATATATAATAAACGTCCAGGCACCTACTATACTGAAGTAGCAGGTGCCACACTCGATAACCAGTCAGGCTTCTATAGACCAATGTTTTCAGTTGATCTATTCAATGAGCAATATGGGAGCTATGGTCGTCTCGATATTGGTGTGAGTAAGTACATGTCCTTGGGCAAAAACGCTTTGATCGCATTTGCTTCACTGAACAATGTTTTTAATACTCGTAACGAAAGAACAGCACAGTATAACCAGAATTATTCGATCAAGCACTTTGATTATTACCAGCTTAGGACAGTCTATATCGGTTTAATATGGCAATTAAATTATTAA
- a CDS encoding tetratricopeptide repeat protein, with protein sequence MIRLLFISLLFISCTGNTSQSAQAEGPSYQEQLKLANPDTLLVGIQDKIYDVFVQSVVSQDKSSLVQLSDQLTELNKTEGQPIITYWRAYLQFYFSIFYLKNSDKENAEKEIDKGIELLEELKKRNSEDNALLAMLQGFGIQFKGLKAMVISMDIKSNIKQAIAQDSTNLRAYYVYGSNDFHTPKKYGGGKKAEQYLLKAISLPAQKVKNPYLPSWGKEESYELLIKLYIKEEKWGLAKKYFQEGISKFPESYTINQLAPKLVD encoded by the coding sequence ATGATACGATTATTATTTATTTCGCTGCTTTTTATTTCCTGTACGGGAAATACATCCCAATCAGCTCAAGCAGAAGGTCCAAGCTACCAAGAGCAACTAAAATTGGCAAATCCCGACACCTTACTTGTAGGGATACAAGATAAAATATATGATGTATTTGTTCAAAGTGTGGTATCCCAGGACAAAAGTTCACTTGTTCAATTAAGTGATCAATTAACTGAACTCAATAAAACAGAGGGACAACCGATAATCACCTATTGGCGGGCTTATTTACAGTTCTATTTTTCCATATTTTATCTCAAAAATAGCGATAAGGAAAATGCAGAAAAGGAAATCGATAAGGGAATAGAATTGTTGGAAGAGTTGAAGAAAAGAAACTCGGAAGACAATGCACTTCTTGCCATGCTACAGGGCTTCGGTATTCAATTCAAGGGATTAAAGGCAATGGTTATTTCGATGGACATCAAAAGTAATATAAAGCAGGCAATAGCCCAGGATTCCACCAACCTAAGGGCTTATTACGTGTATGGGAGCAATGATTTCCATACGCCCAAAAAATATGGTGGGGGAAAAAAAGCTGAACAATACCTACTAAAAGCGATTTCTCTTCCTGCCCAAAAAGTAAAAAACCCGTATTTGCCCTCTTGGGGAAAGGAGGAGTCCTATGAACTGCTGATCAAGCTTTATATAAAAGAGGAAAAGTGGGGGCTGGCAAAAAAATATTTTCAGGAAGGGATTTCCAAATTTCCAGAGAGTTATACTATTAACCAGCTTGCTCCAAAACTGGTAGATTAA
- a CDS encoding HTH domain-containing protein translates to MRFIERKEKLDYLLELIEKGRCISLSQVANNFEVSRRTVKRMIAELRDQGYKISYCKVSMRFFLNEK, encoded by the coding sequence ATGAGATTTATTGAACGGAAGGAAAAACTAGACTATTTACTGGAATTGATTGAAAAAGGAAGGTGTATATCCTTGTCTCAAGTTGCAAACAATTTTGAAGTAAGCCGGAGAACTGTAAAAAGAATGATAGCTGAATTGAGAGACCAAGGATACAAAATTAGCTATTGTAAGGTGTCTATGAGATTTTTTCTTAATGAAAAATAG
- the pyrF gene encoding orotidine-5'-phosphate decarboxylase, producing MDKKTLFGNIQKKESFLCIGLDTDLGKIPQHLLKEEDPVFAFNKEIIDKTADFAVAYKPNIAFYEALGPKGWESLQKTLDYIPKDIFTIADAKRGDIGNTSKLYAKAFFEQMEFDSITVAPYMGKDSVSPFLEFEDKWVILLALTSNEGSKDFQVLETEGGKPLFQQVLEKSQQWGTDNNLMYVVGATRGEKIAEVRSNAPEHFFLVPGVGAQGGSLEEVAKYGMNKSCGLLVNSSRGIIYASDGKDFGDQARLEAKKLQKEMAKYLERYCR from the coding sequence ATGGACAAGAAAACCCTCTTTGGCAATATTCAGAAAAAAGAATCTTTTCTATGTATAGGCTTGGATACGGACTTGGGAAAAATCCCTCAGCACCTCTTGAAAGAAGAAGATCCGGTCTTTGCATTTAACAAAGAGATCATAGACAAAACCGCGGACTTTGCAGTGGCCTATAAGCCCAACATTGCCTTTTATGAAGCCCTGGGTCCCAAGGGCTGGGAAAGTCTCCAAAAAACGCTTGATTATATCCCGAAGGATATCTTTACCATTGCTGACGCCAAAAGAGGGGATATCGGCAATACATCGAAGTTGTATGCCAAAGCATTTTTTGAGCAAATGGAATTTGACTCCATTACTGTCGCGCCATACATGGGAAAGGATAGTGTGAGCCCATTTTTGGAATTTGAGGATAAGTGGGTAATCCTATTGGCGCTAACCTCCAACGAAGGCAGTAAGGACTTCCAGGTACTGGAAACAGAAGGTGGCAAGCCACTATTTCAACAGGTCCTCGAAAAGAGCCAACAGTGGGGAACGGATAATAACCTAATGTATGTCGTAGGGGCTACTCGCGGAGAAAAAATCGCTGAGGTGAGAAGCAACGCTCCCGAACATTTCTTTTTGGTACCCGGAGTCGGTGCCCAGGGAGGAAGCTTAGAGGAAGTGGCCAAATACGGCATGAACAAGAGCTGTGGCCTGTTAGTGAATTCATCCCGGGGAATTATTTACGCTTCCGATGGTAAGGATTTTGGCGATCAGGCCAGGTTAGAGGCTAAGAAACTTCAGAAAGAGATGGCTAAGTACCTGGAGCGGTATTGCCGATAA